DNA from Polaribacter sp. NJDZ03:
GAATCTACAGGAACACCTAATTTATCGTATTTTTCTTCTATTGCTTTTAGTATTTCTTCTCTGTTCATGTTTTTAAAAAATCAAGATTTATAGGACCAAGAGACAAGATAAACTTTGATTCTTGGACTTTAATGGCAATTTAATATAAAAATTGATATTAATAGAGCATTAAATATTCACAGTTTATCTTAATTACAGATAATACCCACAAGGTTTTTGAATATTTGCAGGATAATGAATTTATAACTGTTTACTAAATTTAGTCTTAATTCATGGTTCTAAAAATCTTGATTCTTTTTTTAAAGCGTTCCTCTCTTGGCCTGTTCTCTTTCTATAGATTCGAACAACGCTTTAAAGTTTCCTGCTCCAAAACCTTTAGCGCCCATTCTTTGAATGATTTCAAAAAATAAGGTAGGTCTATCTTCTACTGGTTTTGTAAAAATTTGTAGTAAATAGCCTTCTTCATCTGCATCAATCATAATACCTAAGCCTTTTAGTTTTTCGATATCTTCTTTTAACTCGTGACTATGTTCTTCCAATCTTCCAGGAACCGCTCTGTAATATGCTTCTGGTGGTGTTGATAAAAATTCTACCCCGTTCGCTTTTAATTGACCAACCGTTTTTATAATATCATCTGTGGCAACGGCAATATGTTGCACACCAGCACCTTCGTAAAAATCTAAATATTCTTCAATTTGGGAACGTTTTTTTCCTTCTGCAGGTTCATTTATCGGGAATTTGATTCTTCCATTTCCGTTAGACATTACTTTACTCATTAACGCAGAATATTCTGTATGAATTTGCTTGTCATCAAAAGATAAAAAGTTAACAAAGCCCATAACATCTTCATAAAACTTCACCCAAGTATTCATTTGATTCCAACCCACATTACCAACCATGTGGTCTATGTATTTTAAACCTGCTGCTGGCGGATTGTAGTCTGATTCCCATTTTTGAAAACCTGGTAAAAATGCGCCGTTGTAGTTTTTACGCTCAACAAACATATGTACGGTTTCTCCGTACGTATAAATTCCTGCCCTAACAACCTCACCATGTTCGTCTTTTTCTACGGTTGGTTCCATAAAAGATTTCGCTCCGCGGGAAGTTGTTTCTGCATACGCTTTTCTAGCATCTTCTACCCAAAGTGCAATAATTTTTACGCCGTCGCCATGTTTTACAATATGATCATTTATGGGAGATTTGCTGCTTAACGGCGTTGTGAGCATTAACTTTATTTTGTCTTGTGTTAACACATAACTCACTGAATCTTTTGAACCCGTTTCTAATCCGCGATATGCGTGCGATTGAAAGCCGAATGCTGTTTTATAAAAGTGTGCTGCTTGTTTTGCGTTACCCACATAAAATTCTACATAATCTGTACCTAACAATGGAAGGAAATCTTGTGCTCCTTCAAATATTTTTTCTAAACCGTAGTTTACTGATTTTATTTCTTTTGCCATCTTTATATTTTATAGACCTCACTGGTTTTAAAAACCTGTGAGGTCTTATTTTTTATTATTTTAATTACACGCAACCCTGAAAGGGTTTGAAACCCTTTCAGGGATATTAAAAGCCTATTAATATGTATTACTCTTAAAAAAAGCTATTTGCTAGCACAAAATCTTAGCCCTGATTGTAGCATTTGTTTGAGCTCTTTTTTGTTTTTCTCAAAAAAAGCGAGTGCGAAAAGCAGGAAATAGCTTCTAATAATTATGCTACTCTAACCACGATTTATAATACTCTTCATCGGCAATTTTCATGGCTTCTTCCGTAACCATTAAAGGTTTAAAAGTGTCTACCATAACGGCTAACTCTTCGGTTTTTGTGTGCCCAATACTGCGTTCTGTTGCGCCTGGGTGCGGACCATGAGGAATTCCGGATGGATGTAAGGAAATATGACCTTGATCGATGTCGTTTCTACTCATAAAATCGCCATCTACATAGTATAAAACCTCGTCGGAATCTATATTACTGTGGTTATATGGTGCAGGAATTGAGTTTGGATGATAGTCATACAAACGTGGTACAAAACTGCAAATTACAAAGGCATTTGTCTCGAAAGTTTGATGCACTGGTGGCGGTTGATGAATACGTCCCGTAATTGGTTCGAAATCGTGAATTGAAAATGCATACGGAAAATTATAACCGTCGTAACCTACCACATCAAAAGGATGTGAAGCGTAAATCATTTCTATAATTTCACCTTGTTTTTTTACTTTTATTAGGAAATCGCCTAATTCGTTATGGGTTTCTAATTCTTCTGGTCTTCTTAAATCTCGTTCACAAAACGGTGAGTGTTCTAATAATTGACCAAAGTAATTTCTGTATCTTTTTGGTGTGTAAACAGGCGAATAAGATTCTACAATAAAAAGTCTGTTGTTTTCATCATCGAAATCTAGTTTATAAATAACGCCTCGTGGAATTATTAAATAGTCTCCGTATTTAAATTTGATGTTACCAAGATGTGTTCTTAATTTTCCGGTTCCTTTATGGATAAAAATAACCTCATCTGCATCTGTATTTTTATAGAAATAATCTTCTGTTGATTTTTTTGGTGCTGATAAAATAATATTACAATCTGTATTTGTTAAAACAATTTTTCTACTTTCTAAATAATCGTTTTCTGGCGGAACTTGAAATCCTCTAAACCGGTAAGATTGAATGTTATTTGCTTTGGCTATTTTGGGTTTTACAGAATATTGCTTTCTAATTTCTTTGACCATTGTTGGTCTGTACTCGTGGTATGAGTTGGTAGACATACCGTCGAAACCAATAGTGCCAAACAATTGCTCATAATACAAACTGCCATCTTTTTTACGAAATTGCGTGTGTCTTTTAGGTGGAATTGTCCCTAGTTTATGATAAAAAGGCATAATTTTAATGTATTAGATGATTAAAAAAATGAATGGATAAATAAAACCTAAATAGTTCTTTGAATAAAGATTTAGATTTTAATTGAGAGATTCTGAAACAAGTTCAGAATGACAGTATACTGTAATCACTCTGGATTGCGTTTTATGAAGAATTTTAGATATGCAAGTAAACCTGAAAACATCTCAATCGATTTCGTTGTTCTACAAATATAGGAAAATATTGTTAGAAGATTGATTTTCAGAATTAAAAAACTATAGTCTTAAAAAATCCTAAAAAGGAGTAAATGCTATTAAAAGAATTAAGATACACGCTAATATAGTAACCGAAGAAGACATTTTTCTTTCGACTATTTTAAAACCAACATTTGTACTATTAGATTGTAGTAAAATATCATTTGATTGATATAATGGATGGTCTAATTTGCTTTTTGCGAAATTATTTTTTGAAATCTTCTGATAATAAAAGAGTAAAAATGAAATTACTACAAATGAACCAAAACTAAACATTAATAAATCATATGCAGTTAAAACTCTATCGTAAAAAGGAAAAAAAGGTAATAAATTAAGACTATTCATAGTTTCTAATTTTATATAAGATAAGCAAAAAAAAGAAAAAGCCCCTTCAGGTTTTTGAAACCTGAAGGGGCTTATATAATAAGATTATAAAACTAGCTACGAATTACAAATTAATTACTCAATCTTTTTAACAACGGCTTTTGGCGCTTCTTTTTTAGATCCGTCAAAACCTTCTACACCACCAACTGTTGTGTATTTCATTACATATTTTTTATCTGGAAATATACGTTGATATGCACTCTGACACATTAAAGTAGCTTCGTGAAATCCGCAGAGAATTAACTTTAATTTACCCGGATAGATATTTACATCTCCAATTGCGTAGATTCCTGGAATATTGGTTTGGTAATCTAAAGCGTTGTTTACTTTAATAGCATTTTTTTCTATTTCTAATCCCCAATTTGCAATAGGACCTAATTTTGGAGATAACCCAAATAACGGAATAAAATGATCTGTGTTAACTATAAATGGTTCTTCTCCTTTTTGAACCACCGAAACTCCGGTTACTTTATCTGTACCTACAATTCCTTTTACTTCTGCAGGTGTTATCATGGTAATTTTACCGGCATCTTTTAATTCTTGTACTTTATCTACAGAATCTAAAGCACCTCTAAACTCGTTTCTTCGGTGAATTAATGTCACAGATGAAGCGATGTCTGTTAAAAATATAGACCAATCTAATGCAGAATCTCCTCCACCAGAAATGACTACTTTTTTATTTCTATAAAATTCTGGATCACGAATAATATACTCTACTCCTTTATCTTCGAAATCTGCAATATTAGGAATTGGCGGTTTTCTTGGCTCAAAAGAACCTAAACCACCTGCAATTGCTACTATTTTTGCATGATGTTTTGTGCCTTTGTTAGTTGTTACTATAAAAGTACTATCTTCTTGCTTGTCTATTGTTTCTGCGCGTTCACCAAGGGTAAAACCTGGTTCAAATTGTTTAATTTGCTCCATTAATTTATGGGTTAAATCTCCCGCTAAAATTTCTGGATATGCTGGGATATCATAAATAGGTTTCTTAGGGTAAATCTCAGAACATTGACCACCTGCTTGTGGCAACGCATCTATTAAATGACAGCGTAATTTTAATAAACCTGCTTCGAAAACAGTAAATAAACCTGTGGGTCCTGCACCTATAATTAAAATATCTGTAGTAATCATTTTTTATTATTTTTAAAGACCTCACAAGAATAAAATCTTGTGAGGTCTTTTTTTATGTTGATGAGCGCGTTAGGGATTGTAGCATTTGTTTGAGCTCTTTTTTACTTTTTTGGAAGTAAAAAAAGCGAGTGCGAAAAGCCCGACCAAGCTTTTTTGCTTGGAACGCCCAAAAATATATTTTTCTAAATATTTAAAAACTGATTTTTATCAGCTTACTCAATGTTTATAACCTCTATTATTTGTGGCGCATACTTTTTAATAGTTGCTTCTACACCATTTTTTAAGGTCATATGATTTACAGAACATCCTATACAAGCACCTTCTAATTGTACCTTTACAATAGATTCTTCTATAGAAAGTAGTTTGATGTTTCCTCCATCACTCATTAAAAAAGGACGAATTTCATCTAATGCTTTTTCTACATTGTTTAATGTTTCTTCTGCTGTCATAATCTTATTTTTTTACTGAACTACAACCACTCATTGTTGTAATTCTAACAACTTCGGTTGGCGGTAAATCTGCATTTCTTTTTAATAATTCTGAAACCATTTCTTTAGTAATATCATTAAAAGCTTTTTCTAAAACAGTGCCTTCTTGTAAAGCTACCGGATGCCCAACATCTCCCGCTTCTCTAATACTTTGTACTAAAGGAATTTCTCCTAAAAATCTAGTTTTAATATCTTCTGCTAAGTTTTTTGCACCGTCTTTACCAAAAATATAATACTTATTGTCTGGTAATTCTTCTGGTGTAAAATACGCCATGTTTTCTATGATTCCTAAAACAGGCACATTAATGTTTTCTTGTTGAAACATTGCAACTCCTTTTTTAGCATCTGCCAAGGCAATATTTTGTGGTGTACTTACCACTACTGCTCCGTTAATTGGTAAGGCTTGTACAATAGATAAATGGATATCTCCTGTTCCTGGAGGTAAATCGATTAAAAGAAAGTCTAACTCACCCCAATTACCATCAAATATTAATTGATTTAATGCTTTTGATGCCATTGGTCCACGCCAAATTACGGCTTGGTTTGGGTCTGTAAAAAAGCCTAATGATAATAGTTTAACTCCGTAGTTTTCTACAGGTTCCATTTTAGATCTACCATCTACATTTACAGAAAGTGGTCTTGCTTTTTCTACATCGAACATGATGTGTTGTGATGGCCCGTAAACATCGGCATCTAAAACACCTACTTTAAAGCCCATTTTTGCTAAAGAAATTGCAGTATTAGCCGTTATAGTAGATTTACCTACTCCACCTTTACCAGATGCAATTGCAATAATGTTTTTTATATTAGGAATTGCTTTTCCTTTAATTTGATTTGGGTTTACTTTTTCTGCAGGCTTTTCTACTTTTACATTTACTTTTACGGTAATTTGGGCCCCAACATTGGTTTGAATTGCCTTGGTAATTTCCGTTTCAATCTTCTTTTTTGCTTGTAAAGTTGGATTGCTAATAGTAACATCTACTTCTACTTCATCTCCAAAAGTAACTACATTAGTCACATTATTGTTTTCTATTAAACTTTTACCTTCTCCGGGAGCGGTAATCGTTTCTAATGCCTTGTATATATCTTGTTTTTTAAAACTCATCTTTTTTGTCAGGTCGAGCGCAGTCGAGACCTAAAGTATTTTAATCTGACATAACCTCTCGACTGCGCTCGATAGGACAAATGTAGTTTTACATCTCAATTGCAAAGATACGTCTTACTGCTTAGAAAAGAAAGTTTGTAGATTGTGATTATTTATGAATTGATAAGTTGAAATTATAGATACAAATTTCACGAATAGTTTTGTAATTCTTTGTAAACTTAAAAAAGCTAAGACAACTCTTCCATAGGAATCCAAAGTACTTTTTCTAAGTCTTGAATTTGATTTTCGACAACTATAATTCCTTCACTTTCTAGTAATTGCTGCATAAGGTTAGTGCCATCGAAATGATGTTTGCCTGTTAGTAACCCTTTTCTATTTACAACTCTATGTGCCGGAACATCTTCTAAATTATGTGCTTTATTCATTGCCCAACCTACCATTCTTGCAGATCTTGCTGCTCCTAAATAGGTTGCAATAGCACCGTAACTTGTAACCCTACCATAAGGAATTAGACGAGCGACTTGATATACTTTATCAAAAAAATTATCGGATTCTTTCACCTTGTGAAGGTAATGATATTCTAGGAAAGTTATGTCACAGAGGTTTTCAAAAAAAAGTGACACAGATTTCACGGATTGTCACTGATGACTATGGTGTAAAGTTATTACACTGAGATTTACAGAGAAAAAGCAGAGACTCACGGAGTTTAAAAAAAGTATTAATAATTGTTATGAGATTCCTCAATCGCCTAAAAAAGGCTCATTTCGGAATGACAGTAGAGAATTAAAAACTATAAATGGAATAGAATTCAGCGTCTAAAAACGACCTACTTTTAATTTTCGTAATAATTCAAGTTTTATGGAATGGCAAGTGTCCAAAGAACGCAGTGGTCTGGATACGGTAATGGAGTAAAATGTAGAATTTTAGAAAATTAAAATAAGTCTAGATTTTTTTGTTTCGTTTTTCATCGATGGAAAAAAGAAAAGAATAAAATGACACAAATTTCACGGATTAGCACTGATGATTATAGTGAAAAATTATTCCACAGAGCTTCGCTGAGAAAATAGGAATTCATGAAAAAGCACTTCGACAGGCTCAGTGTGACAGCAGAAAGTTTAATTGGAATAATCGAAAATAAGAATTAACAGTTGTGATGTTATGAGATTCCTCAATCGCCTAAAAAGGCTCATTTCGGAATGACAGTAGAGAGTAAAAACTATAAATGAAATAGAATTCAGCGTCTAAAAACGACCTACTTTTAATTTTCGTAATAATTCAAGTTTTATGGAATGGCAAGTGTCCAAAGAACGCAGTGGTCTGGATACGGTAATGGAGTAAAATGTAGAATTTTAGAAAATTAAAATAAGTCTAGATTTTTTTGTTTCGTTTTTCATCGATGGAAAAAAGAAAAGAATAGATAGTTATTACACGAAGTTCGTAGTCGAAAATAGGAATTCATGGAAAAGCACTTCGACAGGCTCAGTGTGACAGCAGAAAATTTAATTGGAATAATCGAAAATAAGAATTAACAATTGTGATGTTATGAGATTCCTCAATCGCCTAAAAAAGGCCCCTTTCGGAATGACAGTAGAGAGTAAAAACTATAAATGGAATAGAATTCAGCGTCTAAAAACGACCTACTTTTAATTTTCGTAATAATTCTAGTTTTATGGAATGGCTAGTGTCCAAAGAACGCAGTGGTCTGGATACGGTAATGGAGTAAAATGTAGAATTTTAGAAAATTAAAATAAGTCTAGATTTTTTTGTTTCGTTTTTCATCGATGGAAAAAAGAAAAGAATAAAATGACACAAATTTCACGGATTATCACTGATGACTATAGTGAAAAATTATTCCACAGAGCTTCGCTGAGAAAATAGGAATTCATGGAAAAGCACTTCGACAGGCTCAGTGTGACAGCAGAAAGTTTAATTGGAATAATCGAAAATAAGAATTAACAGTTGTGATGTTATGAGATTCCTCAATCGCCTAAAAAAGGCTCATTTCGGAATGACAAGTGGGGAGTTAATTAAGTAATAGATAGTTTAATTCCCCTAAATGACACGTTAATACTTCAATCTAAATTTAATATAAGTAATAGGTTTATCTACTTCTAAATACTGTTTTTCGTAAAAAGTTTGAGTTTCTGTTACTTCTTTTGGTGCGCCTTCATTTTTATACACAGTATGGTTTGCATATAAAATTTCATGACCTTCACCATGCAACAAACCTAAAGTATAACCATGCATAAATTCTGAATCTGTTTTAAGATTCATGATTCCTTCTTCATTAAGAATATGATGGTATTTTTTCATAAAACTAGAATTTGTCATTCTATGTTTTGTACGCTGAAATTTTATTTGAGGATCTGGGAAAGTGATCCAAATTTCTGAAACTTCATTTTCGGCAAAAATAAAATCAACCAACTCAATTTGAGTTCTTACAAAAGCTACATTATCTAGATTTTCTTCTATTGCAGTTTTTGCTCCTCTCCAAAAGCGGGCACCTTTTATATCGATACCAATAAAATTTTTATTCGGATTTTTTCTAGCCAAAGCAATGGTATATTCTCCTTTACCACACCCTAACTCTACAACAATAGGATTATTGTTACCAAAAAAAGAATGCCATTTACCTTTATGAGAAAAATCTGTTACAACTTCTTCTCTAGTTGGTTGAATGACATTTTTAAACGTTTCATTTTCTTTGAAACGTTTCAGTTTGTTTTTGCTTCCCAAATTATTATTTTAAGCTTTATCTTCTGTTCCTTCTCTCTTAAACTTAAGAGTTTGTCCCATCCAGTATGCGAATAAACATAATAAAACTACTAGAAACCCCCAGTTTACTGCATTAGAAATCCACCAACCAAAATCTGCATTTGCTACAGTTAAACGTAACCAATGGAATGGCGTAAATAATAAATCGGTAAATAAACTACCAATCCATCTAAAAATATTGCTTGCTATCATAACTTAATTATCTTTACGCTGCAAAAATAACAAAAGAAACGATGCTAGCCAATTTTTTAGAGAAATCTAAACCAATCAATTTTATAGTCTATTTTGGACTCTTTTTTTGCTTCTTTATAATTACTGTTTTTTCTAACTTACTAACAGATAGTTTTACTTGGCTAAAAGCCATGGAAAACGTCTCTTTTTTAGGCCTCTTTTTAATTATATTTTTCTTCTACAGTTTTATTGTTTCTAAAAATAAATTAACGTTTGACCACTCTTATTCTTTCTTTGTTTTTATATTAACAAGCATTCTTTTTATACCCAAGCTACTCGAGTTTAAAACCTTGATAACACTAATAATTTACCTTCTTTTTTTAAGAAAAATATACAGTCTACGTTCTCCTAAAAAGATGATTCAGAAATTATTTGATAGTGGCTTTTGGTTAGGTGTTCTTATTATTCTAGAACCCTTTACCTTGGTTTTTTTCATACTAATTTACGCATCTATTTTATTGAGAAAAAAAGTTTCTTTTCACACTATATTAACGCCAATTATTGGGTTTATTTCTCCCTTAATCATCTATTTTTCGTACCTGTTTTGGTATGATTATAACGAAGAGTTTAAGCAACTTTTTGCTTTTAATAATATAAATAATGTATTTATCTACAGAAAGGACACCACTCTTTGGATTTTTGGAGCCGTACTTTTATTAACCATAATTTCTGTATTCTTAAAATCGCCTAAGGTATTATCTGTAAATAATTCTTTTAAAAAAAGTTGGATTATTTTAATTATTAACTCAATTATTGCAGTTGTTTTTGCTTTAATAATTACTGAAAAGAATGGTTCGGAAATTGTTTATTTATTGATACCTGCATCTATAATTATAGCAAACGGATTTGAAGTAATAGAAAAAATGATTGTTAAAAACAGTATATCAGCATTACTTTTAATAGGTACAATACTTACCTATTTCTTGTTATAATTTAGTTCCAAAAGCTAAATCGCCAGCATCTCCTAAACCTGGTACTATATATCCTTTACTATTTAATTGATCATCTATAGCTGCAATCCATAAATGTGTGTTTTCTGGAAATTTATCTCTAATAAACTCAATTCCTTCTTTAGAAGCAATAACTACTAAAATATGAATTTCTTCAGGAATTCCTTGTTTTTTTATCGCCTCATAAACAGACACCAAAGATTGCCCTGTTGCCAACATAGGATCTAACAATAATAAAGTTTTATTTTTAATTGATGGGGCTGCAAAATACTCTACTACAATTTCAGATTCGGCATCTTTATTTGGGTGATGACGGTACGCAGAAATAAAAGCATTTTCTGCATCATCGAAATAGTTTAATACCCCTTGATGCAAAGGTAAACCAGCTCTTAAAATTGAACACAAGACAACCTCGTTATCAGATAGTTGTTCTGTATTTTTACCTAATGGAGTTTCAACAGAAACATTCTTATAAGAAAGATTTTTACTTAATTCATAACCTAAAATTTCACCAATTCTTTCAATATTTCTTCTAAAACGAAGTGAATCTTTTTGAATTTTTACATCTCTAATTTCTGCAATGAATTTATTAAGAATAGAGTTTTTTTCTTGTAAGTGATGAATAATCATTATAAATAATTTTAGAATGACAAATGTAAAACAATTGTGTAAAATGGTATCTTACAACAACACAAAAGATTAAAACATTTACAAAAACTAAAAAAATTAAGAATACCACTTTCAATAGACTACTAAAAACAACTACATTAAAAGAGTTTCTATATATAATTTGAAACTCTTTTAATGTATTGTACAACTAAAAATTATTCTCAACTTTACAAGCTCATTTTAGAATTCTATTTTTGAAAATAAAT
Protein-coding regions in this window:
- the trmB gene encoding tRNA (guanosine(46)-N7)-methyltransferase TrmB, which produces MGSKNKLKRFKENETFKNVIQPTREEVVTDFSHKGKWHSFFGNNNPIVVELGCGKGEYTIALARKNPNKNFIGIDIKGARFWRGAKTAIEENLDNVAFVRTQIELVDFIFAENEVSEIWITFPDPQIKFQRTKHRMTNSSFMKKYHHILNEEGIMNLKTDSEFMHGYTLGLLHGEGHEILYANHTVYKNEGAPKEVTETQTFYEKQYLEVDKPITYIKFRLKY
- the upp gene encoding uracil phosphoribosyltransferase, giving the protein MIIHHLQEKNSILNKFIAEIRDVKIQKDSLRFRRNIERIGEILGYELSKNLSYKNVSVETPLGKNTEQLSDNEVVLCSILRAGLPLHQGVLNYFDDAENAFISAYRHHPNKDAESEIVVEYFAAPSIKNKTLLLLDPMLATGQSLVSVYEAIKKQGIPEEIHILVVIASKEGIEFIRDKFPENTHLWIAAIDDQLNSKGYIVPGLGDAGDLAFGTKL
- a CDS encoding Mrp/NBP35 family ATP-binding protein; the encoded protein is MSFKKQDIYKALETITAPGEGKSLIENNNVTNVVTFGDEVEVDVTISNPTLQAKKKIETEITKAIQTNVGAQITVKVNVKVEKPAEKVNPNQIKGKAIPNIKNIIAIASGKGGVGKSTITANTAISLAKMGFKVGVLDADVYGPSQHIMFDVEKARPLSVNVDGRSKMEPVENYGVKLLSLGFFTDPNQAVIWRGPMASKALNQLIFDGNWGELDFLLIDLPPGTGDIHLSIVQALPINGAVVVSTPQNIALADAKKGVAMFQQENINVPVLGIIENMAYFTPEELPDNKYYIFGKDGAKNLAEDIKTRFLGEIPLVQSIREAGDVGHPVALQEGTVLEKAFNDITKEMVSELLKRNADLPPTEVVRITTMSGCSSVKK
- a CDS encoding NifU family protein, with protein sequence MTAEETLNNVEKALDEIRPFLMSDGGNIKLLSIEESIVKVQLEGACIGCSVNHMTLKNGVEATIKKYAPQIIEVINIE
- a CDS encoding homogentisate 1,2-dioxygenase — translated: MPFYHKLGTIPPKRHTQFRKKDGSLYYEQLFGTIGFDGMSTNSYHEYRPTMVKEIRKQYSVKPKIAKANNIQSYRFRGFQVPPENDYLESRKIVLTNTDCNIILSAPKKSTEDYFYKNTDADEVIFIHKGTGKLRTHLGNIKFKYGDYLIIPRGVIYKLDFDDENNRLFIVESYSPVYTPKRYRNYFGQLLEHSPFCERDLRRPEELETHNELGDFLIKVKKQGEIIEMIYASHPFDVVGYDGYNFPYAFSIHDFEPITGRIHQPPPVHQTFETNAFVICSFVPRLYDYHPNSIPAPYNHSNIDSDEVLYYVDGDFMSRNDIDQGHISLHPSGIPHGPHPGATERSIGHTKTEELAVMVDTFKPLMVTEEAMKIADEEYYKSWLE
- the hppD gene encoding 4-hydroxyphenylpyruvate dioxygenase, producing the protein MAKEIKSVNYGLEKIFEGAQDFLPLLGTDYVEFYVGNAKQAAHFYKTAFGFQSHAYRGLETGSKDSVSYVLTQDKIKLMLTTPLSSKSPINDHIVKHGDGVKIIALWVEDARKAYAETTSRGAKSFMEPTVEKDEHGEVVRAGIYTYGETVHMFVERKNYNGAFLPGFQKWESDYNPPAAGLKYIDHMVGNVGWNQMNTWVKFYEDVMGFVNFLSFDDKQIHTEYSALMSKVMSNGNGRIKFPINEPAEGKKRSQIEEYLDFYEGAGVQHIAVATDDIIKTVGQLKANGVEFLSTPPEAYYRAVPGRLEEHSHELKEDIEKLKGLGIMIDADEEGYLLQIFTKPVEDRPTLFFEIIQRMGAKGFGAGNFKALFESIEREQAKRGTL
- a CDS encoding DUF6427 family protein, with the protein product MLANFLEKSKPINFIVYFGLFFCFFIITVFSNLLTDSFTWLKAMENVSFLGLFLIIFFFYSFIVSKNKLTFDHSYSFFVFILTSILFIPKLLEFKTLITLIIYLLFLRKIYSLRSPKKMIQKLFDSGFWLGVLIILEPFTLVFFILIYASILLRKKVSFHTILTPIIGFISPLIIYFSYLFWYDYNEEFKQLFAFNNINNVFIYRKDTTLWIFGAVLLLTIISVFLKSPKVLSVNNSFKKSWIILIINSIIAVVFALIITEKNGSEIVYLLIPASIIIANGFEVIEKMIVKNSISALLLIGTILTYFLL
- a CDS encoding MGMT family protein; this encodes MKESDNFFDKVYQVARLIPYGRVTSYGAIATYLGAARSARMVGWAMNKAHNLEDVPAHRVVNRKGLLTGKHHFDGTNLMQQLLESEGIIVVENQIQDLEKVLWIPMEELS
- a CDS encoding NAD(P)/FAD-dependent oxidoreductase — its product is MITTDILIIGAGPTGLFTVFEAGLLKLRCHLIDALPQAGGQCSEIYPKKPIYDIPAYPEILAGDLTHKLMEQIKQFEPGFTLGERAETIDKQEDSTFIVTTNKGTKHHAKIVAIAGGLGSFEPRKPPIPNIADFEDKGVEYIIRDPEFYRNKKVVISGGGDSALDWSIFLTDIASSVTLIHRRNEFRGALDSVDKVQELKDAGKITMITPAEVKGIVGTDKVTGVSVVQKGEEPFIVNTDHFIPLFGLSPKLGPIANWGLEIEKNAIKVNNALDYQTNIPGIYAIGDVNIYPGKLKLILCGFHEATLMCQSAYQRIFPDKKYVMKYTTVGGVEGFDGSKKEAPKAVVKKIE